TGAAATGAAGAGTAAACAATACTGTAATAATTTTACTCATAATTTAACGTCTCCAGACCAGCTTTAGTGCAACTGCGATTTTTCGGAAATCGTTATATATTCTTACCTTTCAACCACCACTACTAATTTAATAACTCTAAATACAGCTGACAGCCAATAAAAATATTTGCTAGTGGATACCATTTGTCTGTGGGAGAGAACCTAAGTTCTTTATGTTACGAAAAGACTGAAGTGAATTACGAATGAGCGTATATCAAACAGTCCATCTGTGTCTCAAAGGTATCATAATAAAGAGCTTTAGTTTTGAAACAAGACAAAGCGGgggtttggacataagaattagggaaatttcgaaaaaaaatgattttaaaaataaaaataaaaatgatatttgaaaattaaaattgtattgggacatgaatacaatttagtgttgttttgaaatttttgtgagtgatttgaaaacgaaaaaaatccaaaatttagtaAAAAATGGAAATTTGATGGTCAAACACCAAATCCaaagaaaatgatttttttttcttttaaattaattttttttatggccaaacgggcaCTAAAACTTCAGTTTTACAAGTTATTCCTTATGTTGAAAAGCTGATGCTTATACTATATAGATCATTGCACAAATTATGGAGCAAAAACACAAGTACATGAACGGACCTGCAGTGAGGAAACACCAGTCTGAAGCCATTACAAATCAATAAACCATATAGAATATCGACTACTTTAAAGTACTGATGAAAGCTAGAACTGTTTGTGCAACTGTGAGCAGAAGGAGAATGATGGCTGCCGCAGTTGAAATTTTCGCCCAAGGGCTATTAAGATAATTATGCCTCAAACTTGCCATGTTTTCATTCCATGGTTTTTCACAATGCTCAATCACTTTTCTGCATTCCACTTTGTATAAGAAATCAGTTGAAGGGATGACACCTTCTCCTAGTTTGTTGAACATAATAGCCACTTCTTCGTCATCTCCTATCCTATTTCTGATAATTCCGTTCAACCGAAGCAAATTCACATCTTTGCCTGagttaataagatggtccataaAAATTATATAATCCGTGAAATATTTTGGATGCACATCAGAGGAGTGTTGTTCGTAGGCAATGAGATTTCTCAGGATAGTCTCCGTACTATTAACGACTTCAAAACAAGGGATTTCAAGCAATCCCTTATTGAATTTGATATCAAATAAACTTATAGCATCCTCCTTGTTGTTTTTATTCAACTTTCTATAAATTTTCCCAACATTAGAGAAGCGAATTCCAGCTTCATCAAGTTCTGTTGCACTTCGCATGCGATCGTGCCATAAGTCGCTGTCCTTAGTTTTAAACTTCTTTTTGGACTTTCCTATTCGCAAAGGATTCCAGTTACAACTTTTCTTGCTACTTCCTTTTTTCTTTCTGCTATTCCTAGTTAGGCCAGTATTCATCTCTGAAGGGCAACAGCACATGTGTACTACTTGAAGTAAATGTTTGATTTCTTCGGCATCATCATCAGTTGCATTTATGAATTTAGGAGTCACTTTTGGTAAACTACTACCAAAGTTGTATTTCACCATCTGTATGAATGGGGCGTCTGTAGGATCCTTAGTCATCTCGTGAAGTTTGGCGAGGATAAAGAAAGGAAGTTGGTTTTCCAGTAACAATAAGTCACGATCTACCAGAGATTCCATCCAAGCCGCGTTGATAATCTTGTCTTCTCCTTCTGGCACCCCTTCGTAAAACTCTCGGATATACTCAACCACGAAGCAGCCATCAAGTAACAGCAAATCTGAAAATTTGCTAACAATATCACTGTCAAGGTCCCCTATATCATCGTAACACTTTAGTGCTTCATCCTTTAGTTTCTCCATTTCATTAATGTAATACTCCACATCTCTCCATGCTTTCCTCTGCAGAAACCGTTGTCGGTAACGCAGTTTATATTTTTCCATCGAGCGAAGTCTCGGATTTTTGTTATGGTAAGGACCAATGGAGATCAATTTTGGGGTATAAGCATCTGGATTTGATTCAGATAGCCCCACATTTACTTTAAATATGGTAGATGATCCTTCATCAAAGACTTGATTTGCTGATTCATTTGTTTGATCTGCTGTCCTTATCTCGATTATATAATCTGCTTTCCCGCCTTCTTGTATCTGTAATTAGTGAAACATGGTTTctttttagtttttcttttgaAGGGAAGTCTTggtgtaactggtaaagttgtgaAGATCAccggttcgagccgtggaaacagcctcttgcagaaatacagggtaagactacgtacaatagacccttgtggttcgACCTtacccggaccccgcgcatagcgggagcttagtgcaccgggcggCCCTTTTTCCCCCTTTTTTTGGGTGTTTTCGTTTCTAATCACATGGACTTGTGACTAAGCAGTCAGTAATAGATAGCAACTCTATAGTTACTATCTTAAGAAACGTGAAATGAAGAAGATCAAACGATCTTGAAACGTTTACAGACCTGGAATTTTTGGACAATATATACTTAACCATACATCAAATTAAGCTAATTAAGTAGCCTTAAAAGCCCAAACAAACAAAAGGAAAGAGAACTATTTAGGTGAATGTTGAGAAAGGTgattattttttttggttaaacGGAAAATTTTATTTAACCAAGTATATCATTTGTATAATCAAGATAACATAAAAAAGAAATCTAAATGATTGTtattataattaataaattaatgcTTATTTAAATCGAGCTTACGTTTATCATCAAATTCATTCTTCTAAAATCAGTAGTAACATGATTTAGTTAATTCAACACAATTATATAAAGCAAATACATTAGAGTAAAGCACTTTAAACATCCCTATAATATAACTCAACTACGGATACACTCCTTTGCATACCCCTTTATATAATGGAAATTCCACGAATAAATTTTCATCTAAATGAATTTGATGCAGAATAATAACAAGCAAgctaaaatattataattttcttAAAATCTAAATAGCATTTATTTTCGAAACACAAAAAATGTTATTACTAGTAATTGATTATTAAGAAATTGTGATTATTTCTTATTCAAAAGGTTTGAAATATACatgtttttgaaataaaattattttctttttgatcAAAGGTATGAATAAAATTGAAGTTTCATGTTTTTGGTTAATTTGTCTTATAGGGAGTATTATATTTTAATGTACTTAGTTACAGATATatctttatttttcaaaattgaaACATTTGACATTCTTATAAAATGAAACTTCtatccaaaataatattttttgaaaaaatttcaTGTTTGGGGTGGGGGGTGGCGGTAGTTAGGTTTTGAAACATAAAGAGGTGTATTTGCAAATAAGTTATACTAGATGAATATATAATACTATAATATACCCAATAATTTCTAACATTCTCCAAAAAGAATGTCAAACTGACTTACtcacaaataatttaattttaaatctcTTATTTTATCCTCGAAATGATTTATAGCCTCATTTGTTTTTGACATTaaatttcaaaagtatttcttaAACTTCCTCAAACAATACCACATAAATCGGAGCagtattattttatcactaaggggtcgtttggtttgaatacgGCTTATGCCGAGATAAGTTATGCTGAGATTAGTTATGCTGAAATTAGTTATTCTGGTATTGTTTTTTATccactgtttggtatgttgtattaaaaatgacaattgcataatttttaagaaaaaattaTATGTTATCCCGGCACTAATTACCCACCATctacaaggtataagttatcTCGGTACTAATTTTAATCCCGTGATAATTTATCCCAGGTGATGTTTGTACTTATAATTCATACCAAAAGGACCCTAAGAGAGAGAAAGGGGAAGGGAGGGAAAGAGAACTAACCACTTGATGACTGGCGACAGCAAAGGCGAAGAAGGAAGCAGCGGCAGTGGGTGAAGGCTTTAGCAACCGCGGGCGAGCTGGCGACTGTCGAAAGAGACGAGTCAGAAGTGAGAATTATGTCTAGGTGTTATGTGTGTTTTAGGattatttttctccttttaaTCTCGTTCAATTATCATTTAAGGGGTTGCCAAAAAGAGAGAAGTCCGCTAAGCTAAGATTCTTTTTTCTAATGAAAAAAGCTATATTTATTGAAGACTTTAACTAATGAAAAAGCTATAATTATTGAGGTATTCAATAAAATTATCTCAAGATTTTTAGTATTGTCCTAATTAATTTGGGTTACATGATGTGGATAACAAAGAGGTAAtgcttatatatatgtgtgtgtttgATTGtgaagagagaggagagagaccTCATCTTTCGTAGCTTCATTCGGAGGAGTTTGATCAAGCAGTGGGCTAATCTCAATATGCTGTGCCATCATCCCTCTTAGATAACTCTGCAATTTGAGAGAGAGAGATTATTGTAAGAGAGGTCATTTAAAAAGTATGGAAATTAAGTACTTCTAATAAAAGAAACTGGTGTAAATTTTTTATCTATATCTCAAAAATAGGAAACAGAAAAGGAAGAGTAGAAAGTTAGAAAGAATTAATATGAAGGATTGCCATGAAAATGCAGAAACTTACCTATTTTTGGTTTGGTTGTTTCTTCTTCATTCCTTGTGTATTTTTCTTGCATTTCCTGTCTGTAAGAGGAATGAAATTATATAGTCAACTAGGAAGAAGATGCTAAgagcgcccccccccccccccccccccccacacacacaaacCCTATATTTGGCTCAATTTATAATCAAATTTGAGATATCTATATTTTGATAAAATAAACTCTAAGGACAAGGTGAAAATTTCAGAGAACCACCCAACTAATCTACTATGCTTCCAAAATGATTCTTACGTTTAATTCTCATATTGTTTCCTATAATTTGGCCCGAAAATCTCATTTAGATATTTGAACTTAGCCTTGTTCCCCACCCTATTCCTCAACCCACCCCCAAATCCCCCACTTTCTCCCCACTCCCAACCCCTACCCCACCTTATTCTCGCCACCTCCGCCCCTATACTCCGACCTACTACCCTTCATGCCTTACCCATTTCGTTTCCGTACTATTTGTCTAAATTATATATttgcaaaaaaaatattttttgttacctaactaaacaaacaaaaaaaaaaaaaaaaaaagcaaaccACTTATTTTTTTCTAGTACCGAACATACCCTTTGATTTGATTATCTCATATTATCTATTTTAATTTTATGGGTTACCAGCTGTCATTAGAGTTAATAAAATGTTAGGTGGCACATGAAGCGTGTTCTAAGAATATAGAAAGACTAGGCTAAATAATTCAGAGTAAAGAATTAACTTGAAATAATCTCCTTTTTATTTATATAGATACATATGGGAAAGTGAAGAAATCATCGCTAAGAGCTAAaggaaataaaaaattaagagaGATCGATGGCAGCTACAGTGGTAAGTTCTCTGGTGGAGAAATTGCAGCTATTAATTAATGAAGAGGTAAAGCTAATAGCAGGTGCAGTAAAGGAAGAATTTCAACGTTTGCTTGAACAAGTTGAAAGGCTACAAGAGTCCCTCGGCGGTATAATTTCTAAAAAAGAAGGCGAAAGCAAGCGGCTGAAAAACTTGGAGAAGGTCATTCGAAGTATAGTATACGAAACTGAGGATGAGATTGATGAATTCCTGGTTCAGGCGAAGCTGCAGCAAGAGAAAAATCTGTTCGGAATAAAATGCTTGGATTTTGACCGCGGCGATAGAGTCCAGGATCTTTCAAGCAAGATCGACAGCATCCTTGACAGGATTAATCGATCTATTCATAGCAAAAATCATCCCGACGCTAAGCGAGTCCTGATTGAAGATATGCGCCGTGAGGCGCGTGACGTTCTGCCTAGAAAAGACGGTGCCTCCGTCGAACCGCAGGTAATACAAGCTTATTTCATGACATTTTATTTTATCAACCATATACCAACTTTCAACAAAGATAAAAAAATCGAATTAACATCTACTCCTTTCTCAATTCTATATTGTTTTAAGGGTATTTTGGTAATTTTAACAAAGAATAATTTAACAATACTTTTTCTATCAAACATATTAAATGTTTGTTAGTAGTTTCAGCACATTTATCCAAACACATAATACTTatttaaaaaaatcaatttcaGCACTTAAAAATTCTTTTAAGCACTTCACGGTCTACCATTAGCTACTCCAAACGGACTCTAGGTATGATGtttaagaacaaaaaaaaaagactttaaaATTTGTGATTTATAACAAATCACATTTGTATAGTTATAAATATCTTGTTAAGGGTAATAAAAAGTTCAAAGTTAAACTAGATATAACATTATTTTATAATAAGCTAAAAAGAAAAAGTATACATAAGTTGGGACAGATGGTATATAATACTAATACTATTGGTATATCCAAGCTTTCTCTCACCCCtcgcgatccaaaatatttaaaagctaactccATACCACAAGGTTTATACTTAGCCTTAATTTATGGAACTAATTGAGtaaaaaatgatcaaacatgAGATGTTTTCTACCGTTtggaaggttgtctagaaaaagtaggagCAATAACAGGAATCTCAGATGGGTCATCATTTGGATTAGTAGCATTATCACTTGTTaggttaacatcaggagcaggactagtagGT
This region of Nicotiana tomentosiformis chromosome 4, ASM39032v3, whole genome shotgun sequence genomic DNA includes:
- the LOC104117378 gene encoding UPF0481 protein At3g47200-like translates to MMAQHIEISPLLDQTPPNEATKDESPARPRLLKPSPTAAASFFAFAVASHQVIQEGGKADYIIEIRTADQTNESANQVFDEGSSTIFKVNVGLSESNPDAYTPKLISIGPYHNKNPRLRSMEKYKLRYRQRFLQRKAWRDVEYYINEMEKLKDEALKCYDDIGDLDSDIVSKFSDLLLLDGCFVVEYIREFYEGVPEGEDKIINAAWMESLVDRDLLLLENQLPFFILAKLHEMTKDPTDAPFIQMVKYNFGSSLPKVTPKFINATDDDAEEIKHLLQVVHMCCCPSEMNTGLTRNSRKKKGSSKKSCNWNPLRIGKSKKKFKTKDSDLWHDRMRSATELDEAGIRFSNVGKIYRKLNKNNKEDAISLFDIKFNKGLLEIPCFEVVNSTETILRNLIAYEQHSSDVHPKYFTDYIIFMDHLINSGKDVNLLRLNGIIRNRIGDDEEVAIMFNKLGEGVIPSTDFLYKVECRKVIEHCEKPWNENMASLRHNYLNSPWAKISTAAAIILLLLTVAQTVLAFISTLK